taattttatattgacattattacttatattttttaattatgtttttgaagaagatttatttttcatataattttgtagaTCCCAAAtggtagggtaagcagtgcatatTATATCTAAGGGCCGACTGTCCCTGTCCTTAGATctatacgaaaattgtaataagctacccgtgcgaagccggggtgggtcgctagttcTAAATATCTGGTAAGTAGGTTTTTAGGttgtaagatggtacggaacccttcgtgtgcgagtccgacttgcacttgactggtttttatttGATGTTTGATATAAGTAAAGAGTAGATATACAGAGTTAGGCTCGGGGACGCACCTTAAAAGTTTTCTATTCTTATTATAGGTATTACGTATAAGGATGAAGGCTATTGTAGTTCTGGCAATATTAGTGGCAGCGGCGCTGGCCGTTCCTGCTGAAGCCTACAGTCCCGAGTTCGACAACATTGATGTTGAGGAGGTGGTCGGAAATCTACGTCTGCTTGTCTACTACGGCAAATGCTTTCTCGAAGAGGGACCATGTACTGCGGAGGGAACCCATATCAAAAGTAATGACAGGTTTTATTATATTCTTCGTAGTTTCCgattcctctggtactgcaaattttcatgggcggCAGTTATCACTTTATAcgtcagcctactgattcgctaactcagtgtctgaATGGTAACCACCGAGCTCATGTTttgactattttatttttaatcgattgaacgttttctaaaaaaaaaccggccaagtgcgagtcagactcgcacactgagggttccgtactacagtcgtattttttcgacattttgcacgataattcaaaaactatgatgcataaaaataaataaaaatctgttttagaatgcacaggtaaagccctttcatatgataccccatttgatatagttatcttacttcgaatattaaaaaccttattagttcatgtcatgaccacaatttaattttttttgtgtgatacaaaaccacaaattcacggtttcagatttttccccgaatgtcagctataagacccacctacctgccaaatttcatgattctaggtcaacgggaagtaccctgtaggtttcttgacagacagacagaagacagatagatagacagacagacagacaacaaagtgatcctataagggttccgtttttccttttgaggtacggaaccctaaaaattagcagAGCTTAGtaggagaggaaaggggaatattagtcatgattaacatggctagtatttaataaaaaagaaaaaaaattgtgttccaGGTGTGATTGGCGAAGGGCTTCAAACAAAATGTGCACATTGCACGCCCAAACAACGTAAGTCGGTGCGCATAATGATACGCGCTTTCCAGAAGGATTTGCCTGAGATATGGTCAAAGCTCACGAAGAAGCACGACCCCACTGGCCAGTACGAGGAATTCTTAAATGAGTTCTTGAATGCCGACGACTAATTCTTAACAAAAATCATTGTCAACACTTACTTTTTAATAGGACCTTTCAGGCATTGTGTGTATGTTTTCAAGTTTGACATCAAGAAACAACTCTGAagtttatttcacactacgggctATAATAGTAGAATATTCAAAACACATCATTTTGAAAATGATTTCAATACATTTGTTTAATCGCGAAATAAGTTTTTCtattcctttaaaaaaaaaaaacgtcttGGCCCGAAAAATGCTCATTTACAGCGGACTTGTTGTTGACAGCGGTTGTAtggaagcaggcgttactttgcggaagtccatgatatacaatgaaccaaaagcttaatcc
Above is a window of Maniola hyperantus chromosome 20, iAphHyp1.2, whole genome shotgun sequence DNA encoding:
- the LOC117991985 gene encoding ejaculatory bulb-specific protein 3-like codes for the protein MKAIVVLAILVAAALAVPAEAYSPEFDNIDVEEVVGNLRLLVYYGKCFLEEGPCTAEGTHIKSVIGEGLQTKCAHCTPKQRKSVRIMIRAFQKDLPEIWSKLTKKHDPTGQYEEFLNEFLNADD